A genome region from Microcella alkaliphila includes the following:
- a CDS encoding UrvD/REP family ATP-dependent DNA helicase: protein MRAASLFTVSGASISPTARQRASVVAVSVIGMPRLIARDPDARLAPVALDGSQRAPVAALFDGAGAGAAVLGAPGTGKTTLIVEAVVEAVQARGVGVERVMVLTPSRRSATALRDQLAERLASAVPGIALPGPLARSVAAFAHALLSAAARAAGDDEPRLISGSDQDSDIAELLAGHEADGTGPAWPAHLGPDVRRLEAFRTELRDAIARLSEHDWTPERLRREGDAHQRPEWHAVADFVDEYRVVLGGSRAGQLDPAELVRAAAALVASAPPATLPAVVLVDDAHDLTPSGIALVTALAAAGTRVLVVGDPDVATTGFRGAEPEALSRLARELGGQGAMPFVLETAYRQSAPLREATALFAQRIGAAGAGRQRRAVAGRDDDAGALGGALMALTASSASRERALVADVLRERHLIDGVPWSQMAVLVRSGALVPPIVRALAAAEIPVRATTAGRPLREHPAARALVRMVDVGVGRSPLDAAAATELLLGPLGGLDRVTLRRLRRALRAEEVAGDGTRTADELLVEALAAPDRLVTIDHRTARRAARVARTLATIHERAESGATVDELLWVAWSDARVADEWAAEARGSGTTAAEADRALDAITAVFATAATIVDTVPDATVDAFLTRMLDSDVADDLLAPTRETEAVLVASPAAAAGVEVEVAIIAGLTDGLWPNQRLRGSLLHAPHISRVDRGIGSETLDERRLVLDDELRLATLAVSRARRQVIATSVAGDDDRPSALWDALADLASAAPDAAAPSRRPHARSLRRLVGELRRRLTDPASGETMRREAAAALRRLADEGVPGAAPDTWWGLGAPSTLAPLFAEQTVRLSPSKIEAIEASPLDWFLDRVAPEEGNSAMGIGTIVHAAVETLTDPTVDDVWAVIEARWKELVFESPWLDVQQKRLAHRYAEGVADYLRDAARDGRIVAAAEHEFTVELDVAVPHVAGAVVAGTVDRIERDTEGRVRIIDVKTGRPVTDAAARDNAQLGAYQLAYADGAFASVLDALGAHTADGARLLFVREGTGGERYREASQPVLDAEGLAAFRERLAQAVSAIAVARLTGARVIDPYGPPGQRRHSLHRVPPVTGDR, encoded by the coding sequence ATGCGCGCCGCCTCGCTGTTCACCGTGAGCGGAGCATCCATCTCGCCGACGGCGCGTCAGCGCGCGTCGGTGGTCGCCGTTAGCGTGATCGGTATGCCCCGCCTCATCGCCCGCGATCCGGATGCGCGACTCGCGCCGGTCGCGCTCGATGGCTCCCAGCGAGCCCCCGTCGCCGCGCTGTTCGACGGGGCGGGCGCCGGGGCCGCCGTGCTGGGCGCGCCGGGCACCGGCAAGACGACGCTCATCGTCGAGGCGGTGGTCGAGGCGGTGCAGGCGCGCGGGGTGGGTGTCGAGCGGGTGATGGTGCTGACGCCGTCGCGACGCTCGGCGACGGCGCTGCGCGATCAGCTCGCCGAACGACTGGCCTCGGCGGTGCCGGGCATTGCCCTGCCAGGCCCCCTCGCGCGCAGTGTGGCGGCGTTCGCGCACGCCTTGCTCTCTGCTGCGGCGCGCGCCGCGGGTGACGACGAGCCGCGGCTCATCAGCGGCTCCGACCAAGACTCCGACATCGCCGAACTGCTGGCGGGGCACGAGGCCGACGGCACGGGGCCGGCGTGGCCCGCCCACCTCGGCCCCGACGTTCGGCGCCTCGAGGCGTTTCGCACCGAGCTGCGCGACGCGATTGCCCGGTTGTCAGAACACGACTGGACACCCGAGCGCCTGCGTCGCGAGGGTGATGCTCATCAGCGTCCCGAATGGCACGCGGTCGCCGACTTCGTCGACGAGTACCGCGTCGTGCTCGGGGGCTCTCGTGCCGGCCAGCTTGACCCCGCCGAACTCGTGCGGGCGGCGGCTGCGCTGGTCGCCTCGGCGCCACCCGCGACCCTGCCCGCCGTCGTGCTCGTCGACGACGCCCACGACCTCACCCCGTCGGGCATCGCCCTCGTCACCGCGCTCGCGGCGGCGGGCACGCGCGTGCTCGTCGTCGGCGACCCCGACGTTGCCACCACGGGCTTCCGGGGCGCCGAGCCCGAGGCCCTCTCGCGCCTCGCCCGCGAGCTGGGCGGGCAGGGCGCTATGCCGTTTGTGCTCGAGACCGCGTATCGGCAGTCGGCTCCGCTGCGGGAGGCTACGGCGCTGTTCGCGCAGCGCATCGGTGCGGCGGGCGCGGGTCGACAGCGGCGAGCGGTGGCGGGGCGCGACGATGACGCGGGCGCGCTGGGCGGCGCGCTCATGGCGCTCACGGCATCCAGCGCGTCGCGGGAACGGGCGCTCGTCGCCGACGTACTGCGCGAACGCCACCTGATCGATGGCGTGCCGTGGTCGCAGATGGCCGTGCTCGTGCGTAGCGGGGCGCTCGTGCCGCCGATCGTGCGCGCACTCGCGGCCGCCGAGATTCCGGTGCGGGCGACGACCGCGGGGCGGCCGCTGCGCGAGCATCCGGCCGCGCGCGCCCTCGTGCGCATGGTTGATGTGGGTGTGGGGCGCTCGCCGCTCGACGCGGCGGCGGCCACCGAACTCTTGCTCGGCCCGCTCGGCGGGCTCGACCGGGTCACGCTGCGGCGCCTGCGGCGCGCCCTGCGCGCCGAAGAGGTGGCGGGTGACGGCACTCGCACCGCCGACGAGCTGCTCGTCGAAGCGCTTGCCGCCCCCGACCGGCTCGTCACGATCGACCACCGCACCGCCCGCCGAGCAGCCCGCGTGGCGCGCACCCTCGCCACCATTCACGAGCGGGCCGAGTCAGGTGCCACGGTCGACGAGCTGCTGTGGGTCGCCTGGAGCGATGCCCGGGTCGCTGACGAGTGGGCGGCCGAGGCGCGGGGCTCGGGCACCACGGCGGCAGAAGCCGACCGCGCGCTTGACGCCATCACGGCCGTCTTCGCGACCGCCGCAACGATCGTCGACACGGTGCCCGACGCCACCGTCGACGCGTTCCTGACCCGCATGCTCGACAGCGACGTCGCCGACGACCTGCTCGCCCCGACCCGCGAGACCGAGGCGGTGCTCGTCGCGAGCCCCGCGGCAGCCGCGGGTGTCGAGGTTGAGGTGGCCATCATCGCGGGCCTCACCGACGGTCTCTGGCCCAACCAGCGACTGCGCGGCTCGCTGCTGCACGCGCCGCACATCAGCCGCGTCGACCGGGGCATTGGTTCCGAAACGCTCGACGAGCGCCGGTTGGTGCTCGACGACGAACTGCGGCTCGCGACCCTGGCCGTGTCGCGCGCGCGGCGCCAGGTGATCGCCACCTCCGTCGCCGGCGACGACGACCGGCCCAGCGCCCTCTGGGATGCGCTCGCCGACCTCGCGAGCGCGGCCCCCGACGCTGCCGCGCCGTCGCGCCGCCCGCACGCCCGATCGCTGCGTCGGCTCGTCGGCGAACTGCGGCGCCGCCTGACCGACCCCGCCAGCGGCGAGACGATGCGCCGCGAGGCTGCAGCGGCCCTGCGTCGACTCGCCGACGAGGGCGTGCCCGGCGCCGCCCCCGACACGTGGTGGGGGCTCGGCGCCCCGAGCACGCTGGCGCCCCTCTTCGCCGAGCAGACTGTTCGCCTCTCGCCCTCGAAGATCGAAGCGATCGAAGCGTCGCCGCTCGACTGGTTCCTCGACCGCGTCGCGCCCGAAGAGGGCAACTCGGCGATGGGCATCGGCACGATCGTGCACGCCGCCGTCGAGACGCTCACCGACCCGACCGTCGACGATGTCTGGGCCGTGATTGAGGCGCGCTGGAAGGAGCTCGTGTTCGAGTCGCCCTGGCTCGACGTGCAGCAGAAGCGGCTGGCTCACCGCTACGCCGAAGGCGTTGCCGACTACCTGCGCGACGCCGCCCGCGACGGGCGCATTGTTGCCGCCGCCGAGCACGAATTCACCGTCGAACTTGACGTCGCCGTGCCGCACGTTGCCGGCGCTGTTGTTGCCGGCACCGTCGACCGCATCGAACGTGACACCGAGGGGCGCGTGCGCATCATCGACGTCAAGACCGGACGGCCGGTGACCGACGCGGCCGCCCGCGACAACGCTCAGCTCGGCGCCTACCAACTGGCCTACGCCGACGGCGCATTCGCCTCCGTGCTTGATGCACTCGGGGCACACACCGCCGACGGTGCCCGCCTGCTCTTCGTCCGGGAGGGCACGGGCGGCGAGCGCTACCGCGAGGCGAGCCAGCCGGTGCTCGATGCCGAGGGGCTCGCAGCGTTCCGCGAGCGGCTTGCGCAGGCCGTCTCGGCCATCGCCGTCGCTCGCCTCACCGGCGCGCGCGTGATCGACCCGTACGGGCCGCCCGGGCAGCGGCGGCACAGCCTGCACCGCGTCCCTCCCGTCACCGGAGACCGCTGA
- a CDS encoding ABC transporter ATP-binding protein produces the protein MELLGRPAGYAQRLLPQGLSALSIASLAITKVSFSYSGTIALDEVSSEFLSSKIAVLGPNGAGKSTLLSLIDTSQNPASGGIVVQGLDVKADRAKYRDLLGVVPQSMAMQPGMTCEETLLYVSWLRRVPHDIAGLRVREALASVGLEGYSHHPVRHLSGGMRQRLALAQALVNRPKVLVLDEPTVGLDPEQRVAFRALLNNLTSTIVIFATHLVDDVVALADEVIVIAEGRVLWAGEIADFARNEKISTEIVESRYIELMATVR, from the coding sequence TTGGAACTTCTCGGGCGACCAGCCGGGTATGCCCAACGGCTTCTCCCGCAGGGGCTGAGCGCTCTGTCGATTGCATCGCTCGCGATCACTAAGGTCAGCTTTTCGTACTCAGGAACGATCGCACTTGATGAAGTGTCGTCGGAGTTCTTGTCGTCGAAAATTGCAGTTCTCGGCCCAAATGGTGCCGGTAAATCGACGCTTCTGTCCCTGATTGACACCAGTCAAAACCCCGCTTCGGGTGGAATAGTTGTTCAGGGCTTAGACGTAAAGGCTGACAGAGCAAAATACCGTGACCTCCTCGGTGTAGTACCCCAGTCGATGGCTATGCAACCTGGGATGACATGCGAGGAAACGCTGCTCTACGTCTCCTGGCTCCGTCGAGTTCCGCATGACATAGCGGGGTTGCGGGTGAGGGAGGCGCTTGCGTCGGTGGGCCTCGAAGGCTATTCACATCACCCGGTCCGGCACCTCTCCGGGGGAATGCGTCAGCGTCTTGCTCTTGCGCAAGCGCTTGTAAATCGTCCAAAAGTTTTGGTCCTTGACGAGCCCACAGTTGGCCTGGACCCTGAACAACGTGTCGCATTCAGGGCGCTTCTGAATAATCTCACGTCAACGATCGTAATTTTCGCGACGCATCTCGTTGATGATGTCGTTGCCTTGGCAGATGAAGTGATTGTAATCGCTGAAGGTCGTGTGCTGTGGGCCGGTGAAATTGCGGACTTTGCTCGCAATGAGAAGATTTCCACGGAAATTGTCGAGTCTCGATACATCGAACTGATGGCGACTGTGCGGTGA
- a CDS encoding ABC transporter ATP-binding protein, whose translation MTLIELRDLTRSFPGPPEVQALKAVNLSIGRGDYLSIVGPSGSGKSTMLNILGLLDRPTVGEYRIDGVLTGGLDEDARAGVRAQRIGFVFQSFHLMPRRTVFENVLMPMAYSGVPRAERIDRARQTLERVGLGHRLDFLPTTLSGGERQRVAVARAVVSKPSIVLADEPTGNLDQATSGEVMTLFDELRDDGLTLVVITHDPEVAARADRVVRITDGRLEEQR comes from the coding sequence GTGACGCTGATCGAGCTGCGTGATCTGACGCGCTCGTTTCCGGGCCCGCCGGAAGTGCAAGCACTGAAGGCCGTCAACCTCTCGATCGGGCGGGGTGACTACCTGTCGATCGTGGGGCCAAGCGGCTCGGGTAAGTCGACGATGCTGAATATCCTGGGCCTGCTCGACCGGCCCACGGTCGGCGAGTACCGCATCGATGGAGTGCTCACGGGGGGTCTCGATGAGGATGCGCGGGCGGGCGTCCGCGCGCAACGGATCGGCTTCGTGTTCCAGTCGTTTCACCTCATGCCGCGCCGCACGGTGTTCGAGAACGTGCTCATGCCGATGGCCTACAGCGGGGTGCCGCGCGCCGAACGCATCGACCGCGCCCGCCAGACTCTCGAACGTGTGGGGCTGGGGCATCGACTCGACTTCTTGCCAACGACGCTGTCGGGTGGCGAGCGGCAACGCGTCGCCGTCGCGCGCGCCGTGGTCAGCAAGCCGTCGATCGTGCTCGCGGACGAGCCGACGGGCAACCTCGACCAGGCCACGAGCGGCGAGGTCATGACGCTGTTCGACGAGCTGCGCGACGACGGGTTGACCCTCGTCGTCATCACGCACGACCCCGAGGTGGCCGCGCGCGCCGACCGGGTGGTGCGCATCACCGACGGCCGCCTCGAGGAGCAGCGATGA
- a CDS encoding ABC transporter permease encodes MRIRPPWRRRNAAAGAGSANGLTLDGGAGTEAGAHNESGASLVTPVPRADRFTSQDLVVEAIADVGSRPGRLVMTLAGTVLGVGALVATLGFAQTAEYQIARQFDAVRSTQVVVSPGSTETQSGGSVATARLPWDSVERVERLAGVEAAATISELSLDGDEVTTVPVNDPSAATIAAPRLMAADPDLLDVIGSSIVTGRMFDSGHADRADRVVVIGERAAERLRLNRIDRQPAVFIGDRPYAVIGIYGEAQARGELADAIIMPTATARDERALAAPSELQIRIAPGAGELVGEQASLALLPNTPENLDVSAPSASSNLRQNVQSDVNVVFLILGGIVLLAGALGIANVTMLNVSERIPEIGLRRALGATRRQIGAQFVIESAVIGLLGGLMGAALAVVSLVGLSLARGWTPIIDPWVTVGGVLLGSLVGLAAGWLPARRASRIEPVSALRGG; translated from the coding sequence ATGCGCATCCGCCCGCCCTGGCGACGTCGCAACGCGGCGGCGGGCGCCGGGAGCGCCAACGGCCTGACCCTCGATGGTGGCGCTGGCACAGAGGCAGGGGCGCACAACGAGTCGGGCGCTTCGCTCGTAACCCCTGTGCCCCGCGCCGACCGCTTCACATCGCAGGACCTAGTGGTCGAGGCGATCGCCGACGTCGGGTCGCGGCCCGGCCGACTTGTTATGACGCTCGCGGGCACCGTGCTGGGCGTGGGTGCACTCGTCGCCACGCTCGGCTTCGCGCAGACCGCCGAGTACCAGATCGCCCGGCAGTTCGACGCGGTGCGCTCGACCCAGGTGGTCGTGAGCCCCGGCAGCACCGAGACGCAGTCGGGTGGTTCGGTCGCGACCGCACGCCTGCCGTGGGACTCGGTCGAGCGTGTCGAACGGCTCGCCGGTGTCGAGGCGGCCGCGACGATCAGCGAGCTGTCGCTTGATGGCGACGAGGTCACGACCGTGCCGGTCAACGACCCGTCGGCCGCGACCATCGCCGCGCCGCGGCTCATGGCCGCCGACCCCGACCTGCTCGACGTCATCGGCTCATCCATCGTCACGGGGCGGATGTTCGACTCCGGTCACGCAGACCGCGCCGACCGCGTCGTCGTCATCGGCGAGCGCGCGGCCGAACGACTGAGGCTCAACCGCATCGACCGGCAGCCCGCGGTGTTCATCGGCGACCGACCGTATGCGGTGATCGGCATTTACGGGGAGGCGCAGGCGCGCGGCGAACTCGCCGACGCGATCATCATGCCCACGGCGACGGCGCGCGATGAGCGGGCACTTGCGGCGCCATCCGAGCTGCAGATTCGCATCGCCCCCGGCGCGGGCGAGCTGGTGGGCGAGCAGGCTTCGCTGGCGCTCTTGCCGAACACACCCGAGAACCTCGACGTGTCGGCCCCGAGCGCGAGCTCAAATCTGCGGCAAAACGTGCAGTCTGACGTGAACGTCGTCTTTCTGATCCTCGGCGGCATCGTGCTGCTCGCGGGCGCACTGGGAATCGCGAATGTCACGATGCTGAACGTCTCCGAGCGCATCCCCGAAATCGGCCTGCGGCGGGCACTCGGTGCCACCCGCCGCCAGATCGGCGCGCAGTTCGTGATCGAGTCGGCCGTGATCGGCCTGCTGGGCGGGCTCATGGGAGCGGCGCTTGCCGTCGTGTCGCTCGTCGGTCTGTCGCTCGCGCGCGGCTGGACTCCCATCATCGACCCGTGGGTGACGGTCGGCGGTGTGCTGCTCGGCTCGCTCGTGGGGCTCGCCGCGGGCTGGCTGCCGGCCAGGCGTGCGTCGCGCATCGAGCCGGTGTCGGCGCTGCGCGGCGGCTAG
- a CDS encoding ATP-dependent DNA helicase, whose amino-acid sequence MTTAPAAVSANQIADALGLHRPTDEQRAVIEAPLGPALVVAGAGSGKTETMSARVLWLVANGHVAPDEVLGLTFTRKAASELAHRIRERLGALGRSSLASDAAHPLPAVDAFTQPTVATYNAFASSLYRDNAVLIGRDPDGTVLGAAAAWQLARGIVARATDERLADHDLSVDRVTTAVLDLAHSLTEHLADPADVRALLDEFAGVVELPAGGRGTYPDVDKLAEALAPTTPLLDLAAEFAARKHRDGLIEFSDQVALALDLVERHPEVGEALRSRYRVVLLDEYQDTNVAQTRLLAALFAGTPVMAVGDPHQSIYGWRGASATNLDDFATRFTVDGRSSVDRYALSTSWRNGTAILDVANALVEPLTARGGVAVGRLAPSPSASEHPVESRQCETVDEEAELVAEWFASQLGIDARGARRIDGDDAGPGASAPSTAALLMRSRATQPIFLDALRRRGVPFHVLGIGGLLSQPEIADLVSALHVIDDPSAGTELVRLLAGPRWSIGLADLDALRRVAHWLRERDLAHQRFSEEVRERLRASVVGGDSASLVDALDFVAHATPGHGQLAEFSDAGLERLREAGALFASLRRRTSLDLADLVAVVEHELLLDIEVAANPYRVLGEAPRDAFLDALDDYLGLADEVSLGGFLRWLREAEWRDNLSPRTEDAEPGTVQVLTIHGSKGLEWDAVAVPRFVDDELPSKPRSTRGWLSLGVLPYELRGDSAELPVFAWRGAESRKELLDRQKQFQADVAEHLEREERRLAYVAVTRARHRLLVTGSFWASATKPRAFSRFLAPLIERGLIPPVADTSRHEHNPRASDDDDAPWWPADPLGTRREALEAAAARIHAAASGGQGGDDDVSADSASDALGWQRDIDLLLAERADRERRGHEIAVPYRVPASAFRQYVTEPEAVAERLRRPVPQRPYRQTRLGTVFHRWVEQRYGLTAVPDRIDDALNGALDAAFTHDDGGEGVDPAALDALRQRFAASEWGDREPREVECEIHLPFAGHLIICKLDAVYPARLRGDDGRFIDGVEVVDWKTGKAPSTDEERAEKLLQLALYRLAYARRTGRPLDEISVALYFVADDLVLRPEQLPGEAELVELWRTAVTTRG is encoded by the coding sequence ATGACGACCGCCCCCGCCGCCGTGAGTGCGAACCAGATCGCCGACGCCCTCGGCCTGCACCGACCGACCGACGAGCAGCGCGCCGTCATCGAGGCGCCCCTCGGGCCCGCCCTCGTCGTCGCCGGCGCCGGCTCGGGCAAGACCGAGACCATGTCGGCCCGCGTGCTGTGGCTCGTCGCCAATGGCCACGTTGCGCCCGACGAGGTGCTCGGCCTGACCTTCACCCGCAAGGCGGCGTCAGAACTCGCCCACCGCATCCGCGAACGCCTGGGCGCGCTCGGCCGGTCGTCGCTCGCGAGCGACGCCGCGCATCCCCTACCCGCCGTCGATGCGTTCACGCAGCCGACGGTGGCGACCTACAACGCCTTCGCCTCGAGCCTGTACCGCGACAACGCGGTGCTCATCGGGCGCGACCCCGACGGTACGGTGCTCGGCGCTGCGGCGGCGTGGCAGCTGGCGCGCGGCATCGTCGCTCGCGCCACCGACGAGCGGCTCGCCGACCACGACCTCAGCGTTGACCGGGTGACGACGGCCGTTCTCGACCTGGCGCACTCCCTCACCGAACACCTCGCTGACCCGGCAGATGTGCGGGCGCTCCTCGACGAGTTCGCGGGCGTCGTCGAGCTGCCCGCGGGCGGCCGCGGCACGTACCCCGACGTCGACAAGCTTGCCGAGGCGCTCGCACCGACAACGCCGCTGCTCGACCTCGCGGCCGAGTTCGCCGCCCGCAAACACCGCGATGGGCTCATCGAGTTCTCTGACCAGGTCGCGCTCGCGCTGGATCTCGTCGAACGGCACCCCGAGGTCGGTGAGGCCCTGCGGTCGCGCTACCGCGTCGTGTTACTCGACGAATACCAAGACACGAACGTCGCCCAGACGCGGCTGCTTGCCGCGCTCTTCGCGGGCACCCCGGTCATGGCGGTCGGCGACCCGCACCAGTCGATCTACGGCTGGCGCGGGGCGAGCGCGACCAACCTTGACGACTTCGCCACGCGCTTCACCGTCGACGGGCGCTCGAGCGTCGACCGCTACGCCCTCAGCACCTCGTGGCGCAACGGCACGGCGATCCTCGACGTGGCGAACGCGCTAGTCGAGCCGCTGACGGCACGCGGCGGCGTCGCCGTCGGTCGGCTTGCTCCCTCGCCCAGCGCGAGCGAGCATCCGGTCGAATCGCGCCAGTGCGAGACGGTCGACGAGGAGGCCGAGCTCGTTGCCGAATGGTTCGCCTCCCAGCTCGGAATCGACGCGCGTGGCGCGCGCCGCATCGACGGCGACGACGCGGGCCCGGGGGCGTCAGCGCCATCGACGGCGGCGCTATTGATGCGCAGCCGCGCGACGCAGCCGATCTTCCTCGACGCTCTTCGTCGTCGAGGCGTGCCGTTTCACGTGCTGGGCATCGGCGGGCTGCTCAGTCAGCCCGAGATCGCCGACCTCGTGTCGGCCCTGCACGTCATTGACGACCCGTCGGCCGGCACCGAACTGGTGCGGCTGCTCGCCGGCCCCCGCTGGTCGATCGGTCTCGCCGACCTGGATGCGCTCCGCCGCGTCGCACACTGGTTACGTGAGCGCGATCTCGCCCACCAGCGCTTCAGCGAGGAGGTGCGCGAGCGGCTGCGCGCATCCGTTGTGGGCGGTGACAGCGCCTCGCTCGTCGACGCGCTCGACTTCGTCGCGCACGCTACCCCCGGCCACGGTCAGCTCGCCGAATTTAGCGATGCGGGGCTCGAGCGACTGCGTGAGGCGGGCGCGCTTTTTGCCAGCCTGCGGCGGCGCACCTCGCTCGACCTGGCTGACCTGGTCGCCGTGGTCGAACACGAGCTGCTGCTCGACATCGAGGTCGCAGCGAACCCTTACCGGGTGCTCGGTGAGGCTCCGCGCGACGCCTTCCTCGACGCCCTCGACGACTACCTCGGGCTCGCCGACGAGGTGAGCCTCGGCGGGTTCCTGCGATGGCTGCGCGAGGCCGAGTGGCGCGACAACCTCTCGCCCCGCACCGAAGACGCCGAACCCGGCACCGTGCAGGTGCTCACGATTCACGGCTCGAAAGGTCTCGAGTGGGACGCGGTCGCCGTGCCGCGCTTCGTCGACGATGAGCTGCCGTCGAAGCCGCGCTCGACCCGTGGCTGGCTGAGTCTCGGCGTGCTGCCGTACGAGCTCCGCGGAGACTCTGCCGAGCTGCCGGTCTTCGCCTGGCGCGGAGCAGAGAGTCGCAAAGAGCTGCTCGACCGGCAGAAGCAGTTCCAGGCTGACGTCGCCGAGCACCTCGAACGCGAAGAGCGCCGCCTCGCCTACGTCGCCGTGACGCGTGCCCGCCACCGGCTGCTCGTGACCGGCTCCTTCTGGGCCTCGGCCACGAAGCCCCGAGCCTTCAGCCGGTTCTTGGCCCCGCTCATCGAGCGCGGCCTGATCCCGCCCGTCGCCGACACCTCCCGCCACGAACACAACCCCCGCGCGAGCGACGATGACGACGCGCCCTGGTGGCCCGCCGACCCGCTCGGCACCCGGCGCGAGGCGCTGGAGGCGGCCGCGGCGCGCATCCATGCAGCGGCCTCGGGTGGCCAGGGTGGCGACGACGACGTGTCGGCCGATTCCGCGAGCGACGCCCTCGGCTGGCAACGCGACATCGACCTGCTGCTCGCCGAGCGCGCCGATCGTGAGCGCCGCGGGCACGAGATCGCCGTGCCGTACCGCGTGCCAGCCTCGGCGTTCCGGCAGTACGTCACCGAGCCCGAGGCGGTCGCCGAGCGCCTGCGCCGCCCGGTGCCGCAGCGCCCCTACCGGCAGACCCGCCTTGGCACGGTGTTCCATCGCTGGGTCGAGCAGCGTTACGGCCTCACGGCGGTGCCCGACCGCATCGACGATGCACTCAACGGTGCGCTCGACGCCGCCTTCACCCACGACGACGGGGGAGAGGGCGTCGACCCCGCCGCCCTCGATGCGTTGCGGCAACGCTTCGCGGCCTCGGAGTGGGGCGACCGCGAACCGCGTGAGGTCGAGTGCGAGATTCACCTGCCGTTCGCCGGGCACCTCATCATCTGCAAGCTCGACGCCGTGTATCCGGCGCGGCTACGCGGTGACGATGGCCGCTTCATCGACGGCGTCGAGGTCGTCGACTGGAAGACCGGGAAGGCGCCGAGCACCGACGAGGAGCGCGCCGAAAAGCTGCTGCAGCTCGCGCTCTACCGTCTGGCGTACGCGCGCCGCACCGGCCGGCCGCTCGACGAGATCAGCGTCGCCCTCTACTTCGTCGCCGACGACCTCGTGTTGCGGCCCGAGCAGCTGCCGGGCGAGGCCGAGCTCGTCGAGCTCTGGCGCACCGCGGTCACGACTCGGGGGTGA
- a CDS encoding ISL3 family transposase codes for MTEPTTCCRADGNYCNRCDLLLGLEGLRVIAVERRGLGSLTVTVESPPGPAGCPGCGVLATGHGRAPVPLVDAPAMGRPVQLLWRKRRWRCAEGACEVVTFLEQDHTVALPRAKLTTRAAWWAIEQMRREHASVNGIRRQLGTSWRTVWETIKPLLQIAEADPARFDGVTVLGVDEHVWHHVSTKPINVGGRGPKELTGMVDLTRDAAGRTRARLLDLVPGRSGEAYRAWLQGRGPDFRDRVKIATLDPFRGYKNAIDDQLDDARAVLDAFHVVKLGTKVVDDVRRRVQQQLHGHRGRKGDPLYGIRNLLRAGEEHLTERQRTRLARAWAADEQHVEVEVAWHCAQQLRSCYHQAGHREGRVIAEQVLRSFFTCPIPEVARLGRTLRTWRDEFLGYFDTGGANNGGTEAMNGLIELHRRIARGFRNRDNYRLRMLLIGGGLFA; via the coding sequence ATGACCGAGCCTACGACGTGCTGCCGAGCCGACGGCAACTATTGCAACCGCTGCGATCTTCTCCTGGGCCTGGAGGGGTTGCGGGTGATTGCGGTTGAGCGCCGCGGCCTGGGATCGCTGACCGTGACGGTCGAGTCCCCACCTGGTCCGGCCGGCTGCCCAGGCTGCGGTGTCCTCGCGACCGGTCACGGGCGCGCGCCGGTGCCTCTGGTGGACGCACCCGCGATGGGCCGTCCGGTCCAACTGCTCTGGCGAAAGCGTCGGTGGCGCTGCGCGGAAGGTGCATGCGAGGTCGTCACGTTCCTCGAGCAGGACCACACCGTCGCGTTGCCGCGCGCAAAGCTGACCACTCGGGCGGCGTGGTGGGCGATCGAGCAGATGCGCCGCGAACACGCCTCGGTGAACGGTATCCGCCGGCAGTTGGGCACCAGCTGGCGAACAGTTTGGGAGACGATCAAGCCACTGCTGCAGATCGCCGAGGCGGATCCGGCTCGCTTCGATGGCGTGACCGTGTTGGGTGTTGATGAGCACGTCTGGCATCACGTGTCGACCAAGCCGATCAACGTCGGCGGGCGGGGGCCAAAGGAGCTCACCGGCATGGTCGACCTGACCCGTGATGCGGCGGGCCGCACCCGCGCCAGGCTGCTGGATCTCGTCCCGGGCCGCTCGGGTGAGGCTTACCGGGCATGGCTACAGGGGCGCGGCCCCGATTTTCGTGACCGGGTGAAGATCGCAACCTTGGATCCGTTTCGCGGTTACAAGAACGCCATCGATGATCAACTCGACGACGCGCGCGCCGTGCTCGACGCATTCCACGTCGTCAAGCTCGGAACCAAGGTCGTCGACGATGTCCGCCGCCGCGTGCAGCAGCAGCTCCACGGCCACCGAGGGCGCAAGGGTGACCCGCTCTATGGGATCCGGAACCTCCTGCGGGCAGGCGAGGAACACCTCACCGAACGGCAACGCACAAGACTCGCCCGCGCTTGGGCCGCCGACGAACAGCATGTTGAAGTCGAGGTCGCCTGGCACTGCGCGCAACAACTGCGATCCTGCTACCACCAAGCCGGTCACCGCGAAGGTCGCGTGATCGCCGAACAGGTGTTGAGGTCGTTCTTCACCTGCCCGATCCCGGAGGTCGCACGCCTGGGCCGGACGCTGCGAACCTGGCGAGACGAGTTTCTCGGCTACTTCGACACCGGCGGCGCGAACAACGGGGGCACCGAAGCGATGAACGGCCTGATCGAGCTCCACCGACGCATCGCCCGCGGCTTCCGCAACCGAGACAACTACCGCCTCCGGATGCTCCTCATCGGCGGCGGGCTATTCGCATGA